One Glycine max cultivar Williams 82 chromosome 3, Glycine_max_v4.0, whole genome shotgun sequence DNA window includes the following coding sequences:
- the LOC100784187 gene encoding auxin-responsive protein SAUR23: protein MLGKKSFKKLAKKVKKGVGGIDPDPVRHECLLKEYEEECATNTPPIGFFAVYVGEERQRYVVPTRYLSHPLFKMLLEKAYDEFGFSQRNGLVIPCSVSTFQEVVNAIECNNDKFDLGKFFAEFV, encoded by the coding sequence ATGTTGGGAAAAAAGAGTTTCAAGAAACTGGCAAAAAAGGTGAAGAAGGGTGTAGGTGGAATTGACCCTGACCCTGTACGTCACGAGTGTTTGCTGAAGGaatatgaagaagaatgtgCTACTAACACACCCCCAATTGGTTTTTTTGCAGTTTATGTCGGGGAAGAGCGTCAAAGATACGTGGTTCCGACCCGTTACCTTTCTCACCCGTTATTCAAGATGCTGTTGGAGAAGGCTTACGATGAGTTTGGATTTTCACAGAGGAATGGCCTTGTAATTCCATGCAGTGTTTCCACATTTCAAGAGGTGGTGAATGCTATTGAATGCAACAACGACAAGT